Proteins co-encoded in one Malus sylvestris chromosome 9, drMalSylv7.2, whole genome shotgun sequence genomic window:
- the LOC126583211 gene encoding kinesin-like protein KIN-13B isoform X1, protein MNGVGRQGQRSGAAGVHHQRQYSDNFLETSSNGRWLQSAGLQHLQSSSNSSSGPPPQQDYGFYGGGGGGPASRVYRNAQRGYNEFYAEAPSTPPFNSRRKSDEESPNEFSPGLLDLHSFDTELIPDMPTSGLHNGASLYYPSRGRSFDDSEPYISNNKQTERARVPENNLLKSFAADKEKASSVAKIKVVVRKRPLNKKELAKNEEDIIDTLSNSVTVHETKLKVDLTEYMEKHEFVFDAVLNEEVSNDEVYHETVEPIVPIIFQRTKATCFAYGQTGSGKTYTMKPLPLKASRDILRLMHHTYRSQGFQLFVSFFEIYGGKLFDLLNDRKKLCMREDGKQQVCIVGLQEYRVSDVETIKELIERGSATRSTGTTGANEESSRSHAILQLAIKRSVDGNEKKPPRLVGKLSFIDLAGSERGADTTDNDKQTRMEGAEINKSLLALKECIRALDNDQGHIPFRGSKLTEVLRDSFVGDSRTVMISCISPSSGSCEHTLNTLRYADRVKSLSKGNNPKKDMLPSTLNFKESTNIPLSSALPTASAYEVDTNDTWTEQIETEEFDASEESYYEAKTSWKRNGKLEQYNVSATEDKVRKSNGQTKSELPKFHSRNSNSDDDLNALLQEEEDLVSAHRKQVEDTMNIVKEEMNLLVDADQPGNQLDNYVSRLNAILSQKAAGILQLQNRLAHFQKRLKEHNVIVSSSGY, encoded by the exons ATGAACGGAGTTGGGAGGCAAGGGCAGAGATCTGGTGCGGCGGGGGTGCACCACCAGCGGCAATACTCTGATAACTTCTTGGAGACTTCGTCCAATGGGAGGTGGCTTCAGTCAGCTGGTCTTCAACACCTTCAGTCTTCTTCCAACTCATCATCTGGTCCTCCTCCTCAG CAGGACTATGGTTTCTAtggtggaggtggaggaggaCCGGCTTCTAGAGTGTACCGGAACGCACAGAGAGGGTACAATGAGTTTTATGCGGAGGCTCCATCCACACCTCCCTTCAATTCCCGGAGGAAGAGCGACGAGGAGTCACCCAATGAGTTCAGTCCTGGACTCTTGGATCTGCATTCCTTTGATACTGAGCTCATACCTGAT ATGCCAACCTCTGGGTTGCATAATGGAGCTTCTCTATATTATCCTTCAAGGGGAAGAAGCTTTGATGATTCTGAACCCTACATTTCtaataacaaacaaacagaaAGGGCTCGGGTACCAGAAAACAACCTCCTAAAAAGTTTTGCCGCAGACAAAGAGAAAGCTAGTTCTGTGGCAAAGATCAAAGTTGTG GTGCGCAAGAGACCACTTAATAAAAAGGAGTTggcaaagaatgaggaagataTCATAGATACACTTTCAAACTCCGTGACAGTTCATGAGACTAAGCTCAAG GTTGACCTAACAGAATACATGGAAAAACATGAATTTGTGTTTGATGCAGTGTTGAATGAGGAAGTCTCCAATGATGAA GTATATCATGAGACTGTGGAGCCCATAGTTCCAATAATTTTCCAACGCACGAAGGCAACTTGTTTTGCATATGGACAAACTG GGAGTGGAAAAACATATACCATGAAACCATTGCCTCTTAAAGCATCACGAGACATCTTGAGGTTGATGCACCATACATACCGTAGCCAGGGATTTCAGTTGTTTGTGAGCTTCTTCGAAATATATGGGGGAAAACTTTTTGATCTCCTCAATGATCGAAA AAAGCTTTGCATGAGAGAGGATGGTAAACAACAGGTTTGTATTGTGGGTTTGCAAGAATACAGAGTGTCAGATGTGGAGACCATTAAAGAGCTCATTGAGAGAGGAAGTGCCACAAGAAGTACAGGTACAACTGGTGCAAATGAAGAATCCTCTCGTTCACATGCAATACTTCAGCTTGCTATTAAGAGGTCAGTTGATGGCAATGAAAAGAAACCTCCCCGTCTGGTCGGCAAGCTGTCCTTTATAGATCTTGCTGGAAGTGAACGTGGTGCAGATACTACAGATAATGATAAACAGACAAG AATGGAAGGTGCTGAGATTAATAAGAGCTTACTTGCATTGAAGGAATGCATTAGAGCTCTTGACAATGACCAGGGTCATATTCCTTTCCGAGGAAGTAAATTAACTGAAGTTCTTAGGGACTCATTTGTTGGTGACTCCCGTACTGTGATGATATCATGCATATCACCAAGCTCAGGATCCTGTGAACATACTCTCAATACTTTAAGATATGCTGACAG GGTCAAAAGCCTTTCAAAAGGGAACAACCCCAAGAAGGATATGTTACCTTCAACACTAAACTTCAAGGAATCAACAAATATACCCCTATCTTCAGCTTTGCCCACTGCTTCGGCCTATGAAGTTGACACAAATGATACATGGACTGAACAAATTGAAACGGAGGAGTTTGATGCATCAGAAGAGTCTTATTACGAGGCCAAAACATCATGGAAGAGAAATGGGAAGCTAGAGCAGTACAATGTATCAGCTACAGAGGACAAAGTACGTAAGTCCAATGGTCAGACAAAATCAGAACTGCCAAAGTTTCATTCAAGGAACTCAAACTCAGATGACGATTTGAATGCCCTGCTACAG GAGGAGGAAGATCTTGTAAGTGCTCACCGGAAACAAGTTGAGGACACTATGAATATTGTTAAAGAG GAGATGAATCTGTTGGTAGACGCAGATCAACCCGGGAATCAGCTGGACAACTATGTTTCTCGTTTGAATGCCATTCTATCTCAGAAGGCTGCAGGCATCCTGCAACTACAAAATCGGTTAGCTCATTTCCAGAAGCGGTTAAAGGAACACAATGTCATAGTGTCCTCTTCGGGGTACTGA
- the LOC126583211 gene encoding kinesin-like protein KIN-13B isoform X2 has protein sequence MNGVGRQGQRSGAAGVHHQRQYSDNFLETSSNGRWLQSAGLQHLQSSSNSSSGPPPQDYGFYGGGGGGPASRVYRNAQRGYNEFYAEAPSTPPFNSRRKSDEESPNEFSPGLLDLHSFDTELIPDMPTSGLHNGASLYYPSRGRSFDDSEPYISNNKQTERARVPENNLLKSFAADKEKASSVAKIKVVVRKRPLNKKELAKNEEDIIDTLSNSVTVHETKLKVDLTEYMEKHEFVFDAVLNEEVSNDEVYHETVEPIVPIIFQRTKATCFAYGQTGSGKTYTMKPLPLKASRDILRLMHHTYRSQGFQLFVSFFEIYGGKLFDLLNDRKKLCMREDGKQQVCIVGLQEYRVSDVETIKELIERGSATRSTGTTGANEESSRSHAILQLAIKRSVDGNEKKPPRLVGKLSFIDLAGSERGADTTDNDKQTRMEGAEINKSLLALKECIRALDNDQGHIPFRGSKLTEVLRDSFVGDSRTVMISCISPSSGSCEHTLNTLRYADRVKSLSKGNNPKKDMLPSTLNFKESTNIPLSSALPTASAYEVDTNDTWTEQIETEEFDASEESYYEAKTSWKRNGKLEQYNVSATEDKVRKSNGQTKSELPKFHSRNSNSDDDLNALLQEEEDLVSAHRKQVEDTMNIVKEEMNLLVDADQPGNQLDNYVSRLNAILSQKAAGILQLQNRLAHFQKRLKEHNVIVSSSGY, from the exons ATGAACGGAGTTGGGAGGCAAGGGCAGAGATCTGGTGCGGCGGGGGTGCACCACCAGCGGCAATACTCTGATAACTTCTTGGAGACTTCGTCCAATGGGAGGTGGCTTCAGTCAGCTGGTCTTCAACACCTTCAGTCTTCTTCCAACTCATCATCTGGTCCTCCTCCTCAG GACTATGGTTTCTAtggtggaggtggaggaggaCCGGCTTCTAGAGTGTACCGGAACGCACAGAGAGGGTACAATGAGTTTTATGCGGAGGCTCCATCCACACCTCCCTTCAATTCCCGGAGGAAGAGCGACGAGGAGTCACCCAATGAGTTCAGTCCTGGACTCTTGGATCTGCATTCCTTTGATACTGAGCTCATACCTGAT ATGCCAACCTCTGGGTTGCATAATGGAGCTTCTCTATATTATCCTTCAAGGGGAAGAAGCTTTGATGATTCTGAACCCTACATTTCtaataacaaacaaacagaaAGGGCTCGGGTACCAGAAAACAACCTCCTAAAAAGTTTTGCCGCAGACAAAGAGAAAGCTAGTTCTGTGGCAAAGATCAAAGTTGTG GTGCGCAAGAGACCACTTAATAAAAAGGAGTTggcaaagaatgaggaagataTCATAGATACACTTTCAAACTCCGTGACAGTTCATGAGACTAAGCTCAAG GTTGACCTAACAGAATACATGGAAAAACATGAATTTGTGTTTGATGCAGTGTTGAATGAGGAAGTCTCCAATGATGAA GTATATCATGAGACTGTGGAGCCCATAGTTCCAATAATTTTCCAACGCACGAAGGCAACTTGTTTTGCATATGGACAAACTG GGAGTGGAAAAACATATACCATGAAACCATTGCCTCTTAAAGCATCACGAGACATCTTGAGGTTGATGCACCATACATACCGTAGCCAGGGATTTCAGTTGTTTGTGAGCTTCTTCGAAATATATGGGGGAAAACTTTTTGATCTCCTCAATGATCGAAA AAAGCTTTGCATGAGAGAGGATGGTAAACAACAGGTTTGTATTGTGGGTTTGCAAGAATACAGAGTGTCAGATGTGGAGACCATTAAAGAGCTCATTGAGAGAGGAAGTGCCACAAGAAGTACAGGTACAACTGGTGCAAATGAAGAATCCTCTCGTTCACATGCAATACTTCAGCTTGCTATTAAGAGGTCAGTTGATGGCAATGAAAAGAAACCTCCCCGTCTGGTCGGCAAGCTGTCCTTTATAGATCTTGCTGGAAGTGAACGTGGTGCAGATACTACAGATAATGATAAACAGACAAG AATGGAAGGTGCTGAGATTAATAAGAGCTTACTTGCATTGAAGGAATGCATTAGAGCTCTTGACAATGACCAGGGTCATATTCCTTTCCGAGGAAGTAAATTAACTGAAGTTCTTAGGGACTCATTTGTTGGTGACTCCCGTACTGTGATGATATCATGCATATCACCAAGCTCAGGATCCTGTGAACATACTCTCAATACTTTAAGATATGCTGACAG GGTCAAAAGCCTTTCAAAAGGGAACAACCCCAAGAAGGATATGTTACCTTCAACACTAAACTTCAAGGAATCAACAAATATACCCCTATCTTCAGCTTTGCCCACTGCTTCGGCCTATGAAGTTGACACAAATGATACATGGACTGAACAAATTGAAACGGAGGAGTTTGATGCATCAGAAGAGTCTTATTACGAGGCCAAAACATCATGGAAGAGAAATGGGAAGCTAGAGCAGTACAATGTATCAGCTACAGAGGACAAAGTACGTAAGTCCAATGGTCAGACAAAATCAGAACTGCCAAAGTTTCATTCAAGGAACTCAAACTCAGATGACGATTTGAATGCCCTGCTACAG GAGGAGGAAGATCTTGTAAGTGCTCACCGGAAACAAGTTGAGGACACTATGAATATTGTTAAAGAG GAGATGAATCTGTTGGTAGACGCAGATCAACCCGGGAATCAGCTGGACAACTATGTTTCTCGTTTGAATGCCATTCTATCTCAGAAGGCTGCAGGCATCCTGCAACTACAAAATCGGTTAGCTCATTTCCAGAAGCGGTTAAAGGAACACAATGTCATAGTGTCCTCTTCGGGGTACTGA
- the LOC126583215 gene encoding uncharacterized protein LOC126583215, protein MVLENTIAKSKKLIRKTLGNLKSFFCGGYKKLPKTISFNPFYCGRDLKYQHPTDHLYADFYDEWESTLGNVTKIDSAPEEPTKEEDQGSPKKIKQEGGLMQMKQTGSSHLQKGEARASSQNANAESYTLARRMKEFEMVDSGDVEQVLDVEEALHYYSRLKSPAYLDIVDKFFLDMYADFSIPPAPISVNNSKRRLGSQRLGSMRL, encoded by the coding sequence ATGGTGCTAGAAAACACCATTGCCAAAAGCAAAAAACTCATTCGAAAAACTCTCGGGAACCTCAAGTCCTTCTTCTGTGGAGGGTACAAGAAACTGCCCAAAACCATTTCCTTCAATCCCTTCTATTGTGGGAGAGACCTGAAGTATCAGCACCCAACAGATCACTTGTACGCCGATTTTTATGATGAGTGGGAGTCCACTCTCGGTAATGTGACGAAGATAGATAGCGCGCCAGAAGAACCAACAAAGGAAGAAGACCAAGGTAGCCCTAAGAAGATCAAACAAGAAGGGGGATTAATGCAGATGAAGCAGACTGGGAGTTCTCATCTACAAAAAGGAGAAGCTCGTGCATCTTCACAGAACGCAAATGCAGAAAGCTATACTTTAGCAAGAAGGATGAAGGAGTTTGAAATGGTGGATTCAGGTGATGTGGAACAAGTGCTGGATGTAGAAGAGGCGCTTCACTACTACTCCCGCCTCAAAAGTCCGGCCTACCTTGACATTGTGGACAAGTTCTTCTTGGATATGTACGCAGACTTCTCCATTCCACCAGCGCCTATCAGCGTCAACAATTCAAAGCGGAGACTGGGCTCGCAGAGACTTGGCTCGATGAGGTTGTAG
- the LOC126583210 gene encoding uncharacterized protein LOC126583210 — MKREEETEEEAESPKFPAFPYKPYDIQIDFMKALYHSLNKGGLSMLESPTGTGKTLSIICSALQWVVDRREQQKSENCVESDLSSAKDGRVDSDDEPDWMRNVVINKDKQSEERKSNKKEKFGVGFRRANKRGSRGNCRDLFSQSVEEEPSAKKEEKDLLMSNDAVELSDEEFLVEDYESEEEGDPGGGKSKRKLSGVSFSSSSEEDEEDGSGDDEFEDEKVQVYFCSRTHSQLSQFIKELRKTIFANKMKVVSLGSRKNCCINEEVLKLGNSTRINERCLELQKNKNKDVSKIKNLGAGVRIRRNNASCGCPMLRKHKLQKEFRSMMSQHGALDIEDLVDLGKSMRTCPYYGSRSMVPVADLVVLPYQSLLSKASRESLGLKLKNNIVIIDEAHNLADSLISMYDSRITFSQLEDVHRHIEKYFARFCNVLGPGNRRYIQTLMVLTRAFLQVFLREDTGCGNSCHDTEKASGANGTPTSSMAINDFLFSLNIDNINLVKLLQYIKESNIMRKVCGYGDKVAIQKSLALNGGEERSTLSSFQALANFLLSLTNKDGDGRIIISKTSPTCPGEEGGYIKYVMLTGDNIFSEIVDQAHAVVLAGGTLQPIEETRERLFPWLPLNQLQFFSCCHIVPPESILPVAVSRGPSGHTFDFSYSSRRSSIMIQELGRLVCNLVTAVPEGIVVFFSSFDYEGQVYDAWEASGILERIKKKKRLFREPRKSTHVESVLKEYKETIETLSSGEGKENPSQSGAILLAVVGGKISEGINLSDGMGRCIVMVGLPYASPSDVELMERVKYIEGLGNSNSTQLPNLALSNELHGGEVRAGFDILRSCRRRGKDYYENLCMKAVNQSIGRAIRHINDYAAILLVDTRYATDSSKRNSSHPTNKLPKWIKDRFVASADYGEVHRMLHQFFKHNKKKWLQQ; from the exons ATGAAAAGGGAAGAGGAAACAGAAGAGGAGGCGGAGTCCCCAAAATTCCCAGCATTTCCGTACAAACCCTACGACATACAGATCGATTTCATGAAGGCCCTCTATCACTCTCTCAACAAAGGAGGCCTTTCCATGCTCGAAAGCCCCACCG GGACTGGGAAAACTCTAAGTATCATTTGTAGTGCTTTGCAATGGGTGGTTGATAGGAGGGAACAACAGAAATCTGAAAATTGTGTTGAATCTGATCTTAGTAGTGCTAAAGATGGTCGAGTTGACTCGGATGATGAGCCTGACTGGATGAGAAATGTTGTTATTAACAAAGACAAGCAGAGTGAGGAGAGGAAGTCTAATAAGAAGGAGAAATTTGGGGTTGGGTTTCGAAGGGCCAATAAGAGAGGGAGCCGTGGAAATTGTAGAGATTTGTTCTCGCAGAGTGTTGAGGAGGAGCCTTCcgcaaagaaagaggaaaaggaTTTGCTAATGAGCAATGATGCTGTGGAGTTAAGTGATGAGGAGTTTTTGGTGGAAGATTATGAAAGCGAAGAGGAAGGGGATCCGGGTGGTGGGAAGTCAAAGAGGAAGCTCTCTGGGGTTTCTTTTAGTTCGTCAAgcgaggaagatgaagaagatgggtcTGGTGACGATGAATTTGAGGATGAGAAGGTGCAGGTTTATTTTTGTAGCCGGACACATTCACAGCTTTCACAGTTCATAAAGGAATTAAGGAAGACGATATTTGCTAATAAGATGAAGGTGGTGTCTTTGGGCTCAAGGAAGAATTGCTGCATCAATGAAG AGGTATTAAAACTTGGAAACTCAACTCGCATCAATGAACGCTGTTTGGAACTTCAAAAGAACAAGAATAAGGATGTTTCCAAAATCAAG AACTTAGGTGCCGGAGTCAGGATTCGCAGGAACAATGCTTCTTGTGGATGCCCAATGCTTAGAAAACATAAACTACAAAAAGAATTCAGGAGCATGATGTCTCAACATGGTGCCTTGGATATTGAAGATCTTGTTGATCTTGGAAAAAGCATGAGGACTTGTCCATATTATGGCTCCCGAAGCATGGTTCCTGTTGCTGATCTGGTGGTTCTACCGTATCAGTCTCTTCTTTCTAAAGCATCTCGTGAGTCTCTTGGTCTCAAGTTAAAGAATAATATTGTTATTATAGACGAGGCTCACAATCTAGCTGACTCCTTGATCAGCATGTATGACTCAAGAATCACTTTTTCGCAG CTGGAGGATGTGCACAGGCACATTGAGAAGTACTTTGCAAGATTTTGCAATGTATTGGGACCTGGTAATCGTAGATATATTCAAACTCTCATGGTGCTCACTCGGGCTTTCCTCCAAGTGTTTCTAAGAGAGGATACGGGCTGCGGAAATTCTTGTCATGATACTGAAAAGGCTTCTGGAGCAAATGGAACGCCTACTTCCTCTATGGCCATTAATGACTTTTTATTTTCCCTCAATATAGACAACATCAACTTGGTCAAATTGCTTCAGTATATAAAGGAAAGCAACATCATGCGCAAG GTCTGTGGTTATGGCGATAAAGTAGCCATTCAAAAGAGTTTGGCACTTAATGGCGGTGAAGAGAGAAGCACTTTGTCCAGTTTCCAAGCATTAGCAAATTTTTTGCTATCACTGACAAATAAAGATGGAGATGGGAGGATTATAATCTCAAAGACTAGTCCAACATGCCCTGGAGAGGAAGGAGGATATATAAAATATGTTATGCTGACTGGGGATAATATTTTTTCAGAG ATTGTGGATCAAGCGCATGCTGTTGTACTGGCTGGGGGAACTCTCCAACCTATAGAAGAAACAAGGGAGAGACTCTTCCCTTGGTTACCACTGAACCAGTTGCAATTCTTTTCATGCTGCCACATTGTTCCCCCAGAGAGCATTCTGCCAGTTGCAGTTTCCCGTGGTCCTTCTGGTCACACTTTTGACTTCAGCTACAGCTCCAGGAGGTCATCAATCATG ATACAGGAGCTAGGGCGTTTGGTTTGCAATTTGGTGACCGCAGTTCCTGAGGGAATTGTTGTCTTCTTCTCTTCATTTGACTATGAAGGACAAGTTTATGATGCCTGGGAAGCTTCAGGTATCCTTGAAAGGATTAAGAAGAAGAAGCGTCTATTTAGAGAACCTAGGAAGAGTACACATGTAGAATCTGTTCTCAAGGAATATAAGGAAACAATTGAAACATTGTCTTCTGGAGAGGGGAAAGAAAATCCTTCTCAGAGTGGTGCAATACTTCTTGCTGTCGTCGGTGGTAAGATATCAGAAGGCATCAACTTAAGCGATGGGATGGGCCGGTGTATAGTCATGGTTGGACTGCCCTATGCTAGCCCTTCCGATGTTGAGTTGATGGAGAGGGTGAAGTACATAGAAGGGTTGGGAAACTCAAATTCCACACAGCTGCCAAATCTTGCACTTAGTAATGAACTTCACGGTGGAGAAGTACGTGCAGGGTTTGACATCCTCAGAAGTTGCAGACGCCGAGGAAAAGATTATTACGAGAATCTTTGCATGAAAGCTGTAAATCAGTCCATCG GTAGAGCAATCCGACACATAAATGACTACGCAGCAATTTTACTAGTTGATACGCGATACGCAACTGATTCCTCAAAACGGAATTCTTCCCATCCAACTAACAAGCTTCCAAAGTGGATAAAGGATCGCTTCGTTGCTTCAGCTGATTACGGTGAAGTTCATAGGATGTTACATCAGTTCTTTAAACATAACAAGAAGAAatggcttcagcagtaa